The DNA window GGAAAGAGCAGCGGGGCGCCGCCGTGCCGCCGGGCCGCCCGGGTCAGCGCGGCCGGCGGGACCACCCGGTCGTCGGGGCTGCCCAGCACGAGCACCGGCGGATCGCCCACCGCCGGCTCGGGGGCACGGTGGGTGAGCAGCTGCCACTGCGCCCGCCGGCCGGCCCGGCCCAGCCGGGAGGCGTACCGGCGGGCGTCGGCCTCGGGCAGATCCCGGCTGAACAGCTGCCGGTGGCTCAGCCGCAGCCGCCCACCGACCACGGCCGGCAGGGTGCCGACGGGATTGCGGCGCAGCGCGGTGGCCAGCGTCGCCCAGTCGCCGAGCACCGGCGCGACCAGCACCGCCGCCCGGGCCGGGTACCGGGCCAGCGCGTGCCGGACCACCAGGGCCCCGGCGCCGTGCCCCACCAGCACCGCCTGGCGCGGCAGGCCCGCCGCCACCTGCGTCACGTCGTGGGCGTACGCCCGCAGCGTCGCCTCCGGCGCCGGTCCGCTGCCGCCGTGCCCGCGCAGGCTCAGCGCGTACGCCGGGAACCCGCGCCCCGCGGTGTGCTCCAGCCAGTGCTCGGCGAACGTCCAGGCGCCGTGGCCGAAGCCGGGCACGAACAGCAGCGGTGGGCGGCCCTCCTCGACGGCGGGCGCCGCGCTGAGCACCTCCCGGCGGGCCGGGCGGACCGGGCGCGCCCACTCCCGGCCACGCATGATCCGCGGCAGCTGGGCCTGGGACATTACTTGCCCTCCAACTGGTGCAGGGCGCGCTGGACCGCGCGCAGGTAGTCGGCGTGGCCGACCTCGAACCAGTGCCGGCTGCTGTCCTTGACCCTGCCGGAGTACCGCTCGCCGGCGCCCGCCGCGACCCGCTTCGCGAACGCGGCCGCCCGCTCCGGCCGGGTGACGCGCTGCCGAAGGAGCCGGGCGAAGAGCACGGCCTGCCAGTGCGACAGGGTGAACACGCCGGAGTCCGGCTGCACCAGGCCGACGACGGCGAGGGTCGGCTGCCCGGAAGCGAAGGCGTTGAGCCACAGCCGGGGCCGCCCGGAGCCGTCGGCGTCGCCGAGCAGCGCCGGATCGAGGAACTCGAAGCGCGGCAGGTAGCCGGTGGCGAAGACGACCAGCTCCGGGTCGACCTCCCGGCCGTCGGTCAGCTCCACGGCCTTGGCGTGGAACCGGGCCACGTCCGGCACGGGCGTGATCTCGCCGTGGCCGACGTAGTAGACCAGCTGACTGTTGACGATCGGGTGGGTCTCGTAAACCCGGTGGTCGGGCTTCGGCAGGCCGAACCGGGTCAGGTCGCCGACGGTCAGCCGCAGCGTCCAGTGGTAGAGCCACTGCCGGACGCGCAGCGGCACCCGCAGCGCGATCAGCCGGTCGTTGACCCGGTCGGCGGGGCGGCCGAAGACGTACTTCGGGGCGTACCAGTAGCCGCGGCGGGTGGAGTGCCAGCAGTGGGAAGCCTGCTGGGCCGCCTCGACCGCGATGTCGCAGCCGGTGTTGCCGGCGCCCACCACGAGCACCCGCTTGCCGCGCAGCTGCGCCGGGTCCTTGTACGACGAGGCGTGCATCACCTCGCCACGGAACTCCTCCAGCCCCTCGTACCTCGGCAGCTTCGGCGACCAGTTGTGGCCGTTGGCGACGACCACGGCGGCGTACCGGGAGGTGCGCTCCGGGCCGTACCCGCCGGTGCTGCGGGTCGTCACGTCCCACCGGTCGCCGGCCACCGGCTCCACCCGGACGACCTCCGTGCCGAACCAGATGTGCTGACGCAGGTCGAAGTGGTCGGCGTAGCGCTCGAAGTAGGACAGCAGCTGGCTGTGGTGCGGGTAGTCCGGCCAGTCGTCGGGCATCGGGAAGTCGGGGAACTGCGTGAACGGCCGCGACGAGATCAGGTGGGTGCTGGCGTACACCGGGCTGCGGTCGTGCCGCCAGTTCCACGCGCCGCCGACGCCGGTCTCCCGCTCGTAGCAGTCGACGCCGAAGCCGTGCTCCTTGAGGTTCTTCGCGGCGGTCAGGCCGCTGGCCCCCGCCCCGATGACGCACACCGTGTCACCCCGGTCGGAGACCGGGCGGCCATCCCGGGTCAGGAGCGTCGTCGCTTCCGGCTGCGGGTGGCCGGGGTCGGTCGAGGGGGACACCGGATTATCTCCTTCGTGCGGCACGGGCGCCGGGTCGTGAGCGGAATCCGCCGGTTCGTGCGCGAAATCCTTCCGGCAACCCGACCGCTTTGTCCAGTCCAGGCGGCTGCTGCGCAGCCCGTGGTTCGTCCAGTCCAGGCGGCTGCCGCGCAGCCCGTGGTCCGTCCAGTCCAGGCGGCTGCCGCGCAGCCCGTGGTCCGTCCAGTCCAGGCGGCTGCCGCGCAGCCCGTGGTCCGTCCGGTCCCGGCGGCTGCCGCGTCCGGCCCCGCCGGAGGGTCAGCCGGCGACCGGCAGCCGGAGGTCGGCCAGCAGGGGGAAGTGGTCGCTGGCGCGGCGGGTCAGCGGGGTGTCCACCACGTCGAAGGCGACCACGGTGATCCGCGGGTCGACGAACAGGCCGTCGATGCGGGCGCGCGGGCTCACGCACGGGTACGTGTGCCGGTCGGCGCAACCCGCCGCCGCCGCGTCGGTCAGCCCGTCGGCCACCGTGCGCCAGGCCGCGCCGCCCGGCCCCTCGTTGAGGTCGGCGCCGACCACCACGGGCAGGTCGGCCGCGGCCAGCTCCCGCTTGAACGCAGCGGCCTGCCCGGGGCGCTCCGCCGGGTCGGTGGACAGGTGCGAGCCGGCCAGCAGGAACCGGGCGCCGCCGACGCGGCACTCGGCGTACGCGGCGCCGCGCATGTGCCGCCCTGGGGTGAGCGGGTACCGCTGGCACCGGGTGGCCAGCACCCGCACCCGCAGGCTGGTCAGCAGCAGGTTGCCCAGCGCGGGCAGCCCGCCGGCGGCGACCACCAGGCCGAACGACGCGGCCAGCGTGGCGGACTTCTGCCGCCACCGGAACCGCCGGGGGGCCTCCTGGACGATCACCACGTCGGGAGCGGCCTCGCGGACCACCGCCGCCAGCGCGGCCGTGTCGTCGCGCCGGCTGTGGATGTTGTAGGACAGGACGCGCAGCGGCGCGCCTTCGGCCTCGGTCACCCCGCCCGCCTCAGATCCGGCGGGCCAGGTCGGCGGCGCCGATCACGCCGGCGGTGTTGCCCAGCTCGGCGGGGCGCACCTCGGCCACGGGCAGCCGGCGGCGCTGGGCCAGCGCCTCGGCGAAGGACTGCCGGGTCGGGCCGAGCAGCAGGTCGCCGGCATCGACGACGCCGCCGCCGACGACCAGCACCTGCGGGTCGAGGATCTGCGCCATGTCGGCGAGGCTCGTGCCGAGCCAGCGCCCGACCTGGGCGAACGCCTCGGCGGAGACGGTGTCGCCGCGCTGGGCGGCGGCCGTCACCATCGGGCCGGTGATCGCCTCGGCCACGCCGCCGGCCAACTCCAACAGGAGGGTGGCCCGGTGCGGCTCCTGCCGGGCGGCGGCGCGGGCGAAACGGACCAGGGCGCTGCCGCTGGCGTACTGCTCGATGCAGCCGAGCCGGCCGCAGCCGCACAGGTGGCCGTCGGGGACGGTGAGCATGTGGCCCAGTTCGGCGGCGATGCCGTGCGCGCCGCGGACCAGCTCGCCGCCCAGCACGATCCCGCCGCCGACGCCGGTGCCGATGGTGAACATGACCATCGAGTCGTCGGCGTCGCGGGCGGCGCCGTAGCGGAACTCGGCCCAGGCGGCGACGTTGCCGTCGTTCTCCACGATCACGGGCAGCCCGGTGGCGTTGCCGACGTACGCGCGCAGCGGCTCGTCGCGCCAGGCGAGGTTGGGGGCGAAGAGGACGGTGGAGCGGCTGGCGTCGATCCAGCCCGCGGCGCCGATGCCGACCGCCTCGACCTGCCGGCCCGTCGCCAGCTCGGTGACCACGTCGATGATGACGTCCCGGGTCTTGGCCACGTCGTCGGCGGGGGTGTCCCGGCGGGTCTGCGCGAGAACCGTGCCGGTGTCGTCGACGACACCACCGGCCACCTTCGTGCCACCGACGTCGACTCCGATGGTCAGCGTCACCGCTGCCACTCCCCTCTGCTGTGCTGCCCCGGCACCGTCGCGGCGAACCGCCGCGGGTGGGTCGGGATGTCCGGTGGTCAGGCCCCGTCGCCTGGTGGGTCCCCGTCGACGTCGCCGGGTGCCCGGGAGGCGGGCACCGCGGGTCGGCCGGCCGGCGGCCGGGGGTCTCCCGGCACGTCCGGCCCGGCGTCGTCGGCGGGCGACACGACGGCAGCCGGAACGGCCGCGCCCTCCTGTCGGGTCGCGGCGGACCAGACGTCCCGCTCCGGTGCCGGCTGAGAATCATGCCCGGTGCGGGTGGCCTCGCGCCACACCTGGTCGTCCGCGGTGCTCCCGCCGTCCGGCCGGGTGGCCGTCGGGGCGGCGGGCTCCGCCGGGTGCGACGCCGGCTCCCCGGCGGAGGCGAACGCGCGCAGCAGGCTGGCGATGCCGGCCGCCAGGTCCCCCGCCCCGGTCGCGAGCCGTTCGGCGAATTCCGGACTCGGGTCGCGCAGGGCGGCGATACCCCGACAGACCGGGCAGACGCAGCACTCGGCCGCGCCGGTGGCGAACCCGCCGGACCCGGCGGCGCCGCCCGGCCCGCCGTCGCGGCGCGAACCGTCGGCGCTGTGACCGAGGACACTCGAGACCATCCCGCCAAGCGGACCCCACGGGCTCGCCCCGGAACGGGTGCCCGCGGTCGCGCCGGCCAGCCGGACCGCCGCGAGCACCGTGGCGATCAGCCGCTCCGCCTCCTCCCGGGCCGAGCCCGGATCCGTACCCCCCATGGTCGGCTCCTCTACCGTGACCGGGGCGTCGCCGGCCGCGTCACCGCGCCGCACCGTCTTCTTCTACCCGGCGCTTGAGCTGCTTCAACGCCGCGTCCATGATCATTTTTTCGGCCTTGCGGCGGAACATGCCGAGCATGGCCACGGACAGCTCCACCTCCAGGGTGTACGTCACCGTGGTCGTGCCGTCCGGATTGCCGACCAGGTCGTACGAGCCGCGCTGGGAGCGCTGCATCCGCGACGGGGCCACCAGGTGCCACTCGATGCGGGTCAGGTCCTCGGCGTACCCGTAGGCGAGCACGTACTCGTCGGCCATCACCCCGGCGTCGAGGGTGAACCTGACCTGGCTGGCGTAGCCGTCCTCGTACTCCTCGACCACCTCGGCCCGCCGCACCGCGTCGGCCCACTCCGGGTATCGCGCGAAGTCACAGATCACCGCCGCCACCCGGTCCGGTGACGCCCCGACGACGATCGACTGGGTGGAGGAGTCCGCCATGGGGGGAGGCTACCCGGCGGCGGGGGCCGTCGCCCCGGTCCACCCCCGTCACGCGCCGGGCCGGCCTCCATACCGCCCCCACCCTGGCGGGCGGGTAGGTTTCGACAGAGCCCACCCGTTCGGGCCCCGGCCCGCCCGGTCAGTGCGAGCACGAGGAGTGCAGGTGCGCGAGTTCTCCGTTCCGCCGATCGTCACCGTCGGGAACGCGGCCAACCTCACCGATCCGGTCTGGGACAATGCCGATGCCGCGCCGGACGCCGTCCAGTTCGTCCGCCCCGGCCGGTCGGTCGGGCAGCCGGACCGGGCCTGGGTCGACGTGACCTGCCGACAGTTCCGCGACGAGGTGGTCGCCGTCGCCCGGGGCCTGGTCGCGGCCGGCGTCTCCCCCGGCGACCGGGTCGCCCTGATGAGCCGCACCCGGTACGAGTGGACCCTGGTCGACTACGCCATCTGGGCCGCCGGCGGGGTGACGGTGCCGATCTACGAGACCTCCAGCGCCGACCAGGCCGCCTGGGTCCTCGAAGACTCCGGCGCGGTGGCCGTCGTGGTGGAGACCGACCAACACGCCGCCCTGGTCGCCGGGGTCCGCGAGCGGCTCCCCGCGCTGGCCCGCGTCTGGCAGATCGACCGGGGCGCGGTCGACGAGCTGGTCGCCGCGGGCGCGCCGGTCGACCCGGCAGAGATCGAGCTGCGCCGCAAGGCCGTCGGGTCCGGCGACGTCGCCACGATCATCTACACCAGCGGCACCACCGGCCGCCCCAAGGGCTGCGTACTGACCCACCGCAACATGTACGCCGACATCGCCAACGCGGTGCCCGTCCTGCCGAACCTGTTCAACGCGGGCGCGGCGACCCTGCTCTTCCTTCCCCTCGCGCACGCCTTCGCCCGGCTCATCCAGATCGGCGTGGTGCAGGCCCGCGCCACGATGGCCCACTGCGCCGACACCAGGAACCTGGTCGCCGAGCTGCAGGAGTTCAAGCCGACCTTCGTGCTGTCGGTCCCCCGCGTGTTCGAGAAGGTCTACAACGGGGCCCGGCAGAAGGCCGAGGCGGACGGCAGGGGCCGGATCTTCGACCGGGCCGAGCGGGTGGCCATCGCGTACAGCGAGGCGCTGGAGCGGCCGAACGGCCCCGGCCTGGCGCTGCGCGCGCGGCACGCGGTGTTCGACAAGCTGGTCTACCGCAAGCTGCGGGCCGCCCTCGGCGGCCGGTGCCGGGACGCCATCTCCGGCGGCGCCCCGCTGGGGGCCCGGCTCGGCCACTTCTTCCGCGGCGTCGGGGTGAACGTCCTGGAGGGGTACGGGCTGACCGAGACCGCCCCGGCCGCCGCGGCGAACCTGCCCGGCGCCACCCGGATCGGCACGGTCGGCCGCCCCCTGCCCGGCGTGACCATCCGGATCGCCGACGACGGGGAGATCCTGATCTCCGGCGACCTGGTCTTCCAGGGGTACTGGCGCAACGAGGAGGCGACCGCCGAGGCGCTCACCCCGGACGGCTGGTTCCGCACCGGCGACCTGGGGCGGCTCGACACCGACGGCTACCTCAGCATCACCGGCCGGAAGAAGGAGATCATCGTGACCGCCGGCGGCAAGAACGTCGCCCCGGCGGTGCTGGAGGACCAGGTCCGGGCACACCCGCTGGTCAGCCAGTGCGTGGTCGTCGGCGACCGGCAGCCGTTCGTCGCCGCGCTGGTCACCGTCGACGAGGAGGCGCTGCCGAAGTGGCTGGCCGCGCACGGCCGCCCCGAGGACACCCCCGTCGAACGGCTGCGCGACGACGAACAGCTGCGCGCCGAGGTGCAGCACGCGATCGACCAGGCCAACCAGTCGGTCTCCCGGGCCGAGGCGATCAAGGTGTTCCGGATCCTGCCGCACGACTTCACCGAGGCCACCGGCGAGCTGACCCCGTCGCTGAAGGTCAAGCGCCAGGTGGTGCACGAGTCGTACGCGGCGGAGATCGCCGACATCTACCGGCGCTGACTACCATCCGTCACGTGCCCGACTCCTCGACACCCGTCCGGCCCCCCACGCAGCCCCTCGCCGCCGCTGCGCGGGTGGTCCTGCTCGCGCTGGTCGCCGTCCTGACCCTGTTCGTCACCCGCGACGCCGGCCAGCTCTGGTGGATCGCCCTGCTGGGCCTCGCCGGGCTGCCCGCCGTGCTCGCCCCCCAGCACCGGGTACTCGGCCCGCTCAGCCGCTGCGCCGAGGTCGTGGTGCTGGGGCTCGCCGCGAGCCAGGTCGCCGCCGTGTCCACCCTCGGCGGCTCGGTCGACGCGCTCGGCGCCGGCGCCTCGGCCGTGCTGCCGTACCTCGCCGTCCCGGTGACCGTGACGGCGCTGCGCCGTCGGTTCCGCGAGGGCGGCGCGCTGCTCGCCGTCACCGCCGCCACCCTGCTGCTCAGCGCCGCGCTGACCGAGGTCGACGGCGGCCGGCAGCTCGGCCAGCCCGGGTACCTCACGGTCTGCGCCCAGTGGCTGATCATGGCCGGCCTCGGGCTCTACACCGCCGGCACCCTGCACCGGGTGATGCGGGTCCGCGGCGAGGGCAAGCCGCAGCCGTACGCGGAGGCGACCCGGCTGCTGACCCAGCTGCGTACCGTCGCCCGGCAGCTGCCCGGCGCCACCCTGGACCCCGGGGGGATCTCGGAGCACCTGCTGGAGGAGCTGCGCGCGGTGGCCCGGGCCGACCGGGCGGCGGTGCTCTCCGCCAGCGGCGGCGGCCGGCTGGTGGTGCTCGCCCAGGTGGGCGTGGACCGGGTGGACTGGGAGACCACGCTCGACGCGGACTCGGCGATCGCCGACGCCTGGGCCAGCCAGCAGCCGCAGACGGCGGCCCGCTCGCAGGCCCGCTCACACTCCGGCGGGGACGTCTCGGCGCTGATCGTGCCGCTGGTCGCCGGGGTCCGCACGGTCGGCCTGGTGGTGCTGGAGGCGGACGCCGCGCACGCGTACCCGCCGCCGGTGATGTCCCGGGTGACGGCGCTGACCCGCCCCGCCGCGCTGCGGCTGGAGGCCGCGCTGCTCTTCGACGAGGTGCGCTCGCTGGCCACGAACGAGGAGCGACAGCGGCTGGCCCGGGAGATCCACGACGGGGTCGCCCAGGAGCTGGTGATGGTCGGGTACGGCATCGACAACGCGCTGGCCACCGTCCACGACGACGCCGAGGAGACCGCCGAGTCGCTGCGCACCCTGCGCCAGGAGGTGACGCGGGTGATCACCGAGCTGCGGCTGAGCCTGTTCGAGCTGCGCAGCGAGGTGGACCGGCACGGCGGGCTGGCCGCCGCGATCGCCGAGTACGCCCGCACCGTCGGCGCGTCCGGCGGCCTGCGGGTGCACCTGTCGCTGGACGAGTCCACGGCCCGGCTGCCCGCCGCCACGGAGGCGGAGCTGCTGCGCATCGCGCAGGAGGCCGTCACCAACGCCCGCAAGCACGCCGGCGCGTCGAATCTGTGGGTGACCTGTGAGGTGGATCCGCCGTACGCGCAGATCGAAGTGTCGGATGACGGTCACGGTATCCCCGACCAGCGCCCGGACGGGCGCTACGGTCTTGCGATCATGGCCGAGAGGGCGGAACGTATCCGGGGCCGGTTGGAGGTCAGGCCGCGACAGCCCACCGGGACGACGGTGGCGGTGGTTCTCGGCTCGTCGCCCCGGCGCGATAGGGTGCGCGGCAGCGTCGCAGCAGCAGAAGGGGAGTAACCCGAGGATGACCACAAGTCCGACACCGGCCACCCGCACCAAGGTCCTCCTTGTCGACGACCATGATCTGATCCGCAAGGGGCTGCGGCACGCCTTCGAGCGGGACCGGCAGTTCGAGGTCGTCGGTGAGGCCGCGACCGCCGCCGAGGGCGTACGCCAGGCCGGCGCCCTCCAGCCGGATGTGGTGATCATGGATCTGCGCCTGCCCGACGGCAGCGGCCTCGAGGCCACCCGGGCGCTGCGCAAGTCCAGCGCATCGATGGGCATCGTCGTGCTCACCATGTACGCCGGCGACGACCAGCTGTTCGGGGCCCTGGAGGCGGGGGCGAGCGCGTTCGTGCCGAAGACGGCGCCCGCCGACGAGGTGGTGGCCGCCGCCCGGCACGCCGCCTCCTCGCCCAGCGCCTTCACCGCGGCCGACCTGGCCGAGGCGATGAAGCGGCGGCTGGCCCCGTCCGGCCCGCAGCTGTCCCCTCGGGAGGGGCAGGTGCTGCGGCTGCTCGCCGACGGGATGAGCGTGGCCGGCATCGCCAAGCAGCTGTTCGTCAGCGAGTCCACGGCCAAGACCCACATCTCGAAGCTCTACGAGAAGCTGGGCGCGGCCAACCGGGCGCAGGCGCTGATGACGGCGCTGCGGCTGGGGCTGCTCGAGGCCCCGGACGCCCCGAAGTTCTGACGGCCCCCGCCGGCGTCGAGGGAGCGGACGGCTCGTTCCAGCCGCCGGGCGGGGGCCCGCCCGGTCCGGTCGACGGGACCTCACCGCCGGCTCGCGCGGCAGCGTCCGCCCTGGCCACGGCCCGGGTCGCCGCCGCGCGGGCCGCGGCGGCGGCGCCGACGCGCACTTGGTCACCCGGGCAGGGGGCGGGCAGAATGTCCGGGTGACCCGCGCGGGCGGCGCCGCCCGCGTCGTTGACAAAGGGGTGGGGCATGCAACGGCCGGACTGGGCACCCGACAGCATCGACATCGAACGCCCGAGCGTGGCCCGCATGTACGACTACTACCTCGGCGGCTCGCACAACTTCGCCGCCGATCGGGCGGCGGCGCGCGCGATGGTCGACGCGGTGCCCGAGGCGCCGCTGATGGCCCAGGCCAACCGGGCGTTCCTGCGCCGGGCGGTGCACTTCCTCGCCGAGGCCGGCATCCGGCAGTTCCTCGACATCGGCTCCGGCATTCCCACCATCGGCAACGTCCACGAGATCGCCCAGCGGATCGATCCGGAGTCCCGGGTGGTCTACGTCGACGTCGACCCGGTGGCGGTGGCGCACAGCCGGGAGATCCTCAGCGGCAACGACCGCGCCACGGTGGTCCAGGAGGACCTGCGCCACCCCGACCGGATCCTGGCCCACCCCGAGGTGACCCGTCTGCTGGACTTCTCCCAGCCGGTCGCCGTGATGATCGTGGCGGTGCTGCACTTCGTGCCGGACTCCGACCGGCCCGAGGAGCTCCTGCGGACGCTGCGCACGGCGCTCGCCCCGGGCAGCCACCTGGTGCTGTCCCAGGCCAGCGACGAGGGCCGGCGCCACACCGGGGAACGCGCCGACGCCGAGGAGGTCTACCGGCGCACCGACAACCCGCTGTCGATCCGCAGCCGGGCGGAGCTGGCGTCGCTCTTCGACGGCTTCGAGCTGGTCGACCCCGGCGTGGTGTGGGTGCCGCAGTGGCGTCCCGAGACACCGGAGAGCGCCGAGGACGCCGAGCGGGCGGTCTTCATGGGCGGCGTCGGGCGGCTCGGTGGGTGAGCCGCCCGACGACCCGACCGGCCCGGCCAGCCCGGGCGCCTTCGCCCGCGCCTGGGCGAAGGCGGTCTCCGGCACCAGTTACCTGCCGATGACCCAGGTCCAGCTGGAGGCGTTGCTGCAACGGCTCACCGACCGGCTGGCCGAGGCGCTGCAGGCCGAGCCGTTGGACCTGCGCACGGGGCACCAGGTCGGGGCGGAACTGGTCGCGGCGCACATCGCCTCGGCCGAGGGGCTGGGCCGCACGGTCGAGGTGATCCAGCTCCGGCTGCTGCGCGACCTCGGGCTGGTCGGCGAGGACGTCCAGGACCGGCTGGCCCGGCTGCTGGCCACCGTGGCCACGGGCTATGCCCGGGCCCTGCGCGACCGCACGCTCGACGAGCAGGACGCGATCCGCCGGGCCACGATGACGGCCCAGGCGCAGGCCGAGCGGGCGCTGCGCGACAGCGAGGCCCGCTTCCGCCACCAGGCCACCCACGACCCGCTGACCGACCTGCCCAACCGGACGCTGTTCACCGAGCGGCTCCGCGCCGCGCTCGACGCCCCGAGCCGGGGCGCGGGCCGGGTGGGCCTGTGCTTCCTCGACCTGGACCGGTTCAAGGTCGTCAACGACACCCTCGGTCACCAGGTCGGCGACCTGCTGCTGGTCTCGGTCGCCGACCGGCTGCGCCGGGCCCTCGGGGAGCACCTGGTCGCCCGTCTCGGCGGCGACGAGTTCGTCATCCTGGTCGAGCGCACCGCGTGCACCGACGACGTGGTCAAGGTGGCCGAGGCGGCGCTGGCGGCGCTGAACGAGCCGGCCCTGATCGACGGGCACGAGCTGTGCGTATCCGCGAGCATCGGCATCGCGGAGTGCCCGGTCGCCGCCACCACCCCGGTCGACCTGATGCGGGCCGCCGACGCCACGCTGCACTGGGCCAAGGCCGACGGCGGTGCCCGCTGGTCGCTGTACGACGCCGAGCGCAACCGCCGCGAGCTGGCCCGGTACGCGCTCTCCTCGGCCATCCCGGCCGCGCTGGAACGCGGCGAGTTCTACCTGGACTACCAGCCGCTGACCTCGCTGTGCGACGGCAGCGTGCTCGGGGCGGAGGCGCTCGTCCGCTGGCGGCACCCGGAGCTGGGCGAGCTGCGCCCGGACAGCTTCATCGGGCTGGCCGAGGAGACGGGGCTGATCGTGCCGCTCGGCGGGTGGGTGCTCGCCGAGGCGTGCCGGGAGGCGCAGACCTGGGCGTCCGCGGGGTCGGCCGCGCCGTTCGTCAGCGTGAACCTGGCGGTGCGGCAGGTGCACCGGCCGGGGCTCGTGCAGGAGGTGCGCGGCGTGCTGGAGCGCACCGGCCTGCCGCCCGGGCGGCTCCAGCTGGAGATCACCGAGAGCACGATGATGAGCGCCGACGAGGAGCCCGTCCGGGCCCTGCGGGTGCTGGCCGACCTCGGTGTGCGGATCGCCATCGACGACTTCGGCACCGGCTACTGCAACCTGGCGTACCTGCGGGACCTGCCGGTTACCGAGCTGAAGGTGGCCGGGGAGTTCGTGGCCGGGCTGCGGGCGCCGGCCGACGACCCGGCCAGCCGCACCGACGAGCGGATCCTCGCCTCGCTGGTGTCGCTGGCGCACGCGCTGGACCTGCGGGTCACCGCCGAGGGGGTGGAGACGGCCGGGCAGGCCGAGCGGCTGCGGGCCATCGGCTGCGACGTCGCCCAGGGCTGGCACTTCGGCCGGCCCGCGCCGGCCGCCCGCATCCTGGAGCGCCTCGGCTGACGGCCCACGAGCGCCATATCGCCGACATGGCGGGGTTCCGGCGCGTTGGACACCGCCATGTCGGCGACATGGCGTCGATCAACCCGGGCCTCAACCCGCGAGCAGGGCCGCCAGCCGGGCCGCCTGGGCCTCCCAGCGCCACTCCCGCTCCACCCACGCCCGGCCGGCCGCCCCGAG is part of the Micromonospora olivasterospora genome and encodes:
- a CDS encoding putative bifunctional diguanylate cyclase/phosphodiesterase, with the translated sequence MTQVQLEALLQRLTDRLAEALQAEPLDLRTGHQVGAELVAAHIASAEGLGRTVEVIQLRLLRDLGLVGEDVQDRLARLLATVATGYARALRDRTLDEQDAIRRATMTAQAQAERALRDSEARFRHQATHDPLTDLPNRTLFTERLRAALDAPSRGAGRVGLCFLDLDRFKVVNDTLGHQVGDLLLVSVADRLRRALGEHLVARLGGDEFVILVERTACTDDVVKVAEAALAALNEPALIDGHELCVSASIGIAECPVAATTPVDLMRAADATLHWAKADGGARWSLYDAERNRRELARYALSSAIPAALERGEFYLDYQPLTSLCDGSVLGAEALVRWRHPELGELRPDSFIGLAEETGLIVPLGGWVLAEACREAQTWASAGSAAPFVSVNLAVRQVHRPGLVQEVRGVLERTGLPPGRLQLEITESTMMSADEEPVRALRVLADLGVRIAIDDFGTGYCNLAYLRDLPVTELKVAGEFVAGLRAPADDPASRTDERILASLVSLAHALDLRVTAEGVETAGQAERLRAIGCDVAQGWHFGRPAPAARILERLG
- a CDS encoding SAM-dependent methyltransferase is translated as MQRPDWAPDSIDIERPSVARMYDYYLGGSHNFAADRAAARAMVDAVPEAPLMAQANRAFLRRAVHFLAEAGIRQFLDIGSGIPTIGNVHEIAQRIDPESRVVYVDVDPVAVAHSREILSGNDRATVVQEDLRHPDRILAHPEVTRLLDFSQPVAVMIVAVLHFVPDSDRPEELLRTLRTALAPGSHLVLSQASDEGRRHTGERADAEEVYRRTDNPLSIRSRAELASLFDGFELVDPGVVWVPQWRPETPESAEDAERAVFMGGVGRLGG